Proteins encoded in a region of the Candidatus Zixiibacteriota bacterium genome:
- a CDS encoding DNA adenine methylase, with the protein MRYPSPLRYPGGKTILSEFLTDVIDQNDLRGCAYFEPYAGGAGAALTLLKNGVVPEVYLNDADVRIYAFWRAALHRTDRFVERIASVPLTIAEWRRQHEICSHPSKYRLFDVGFAAFYMNRCNRSGVLTGSGPIGGYEQSGAWSMGVRFYRDTLTERILRLSRMRKNIHVSRKDAIDFLKTNLPRGRGRKRVFVYIDPPYVNKGQRLYLNAYEAKDHKFLAKYLRTQKTLPWIMSYDDSALVRELYQSRKVALLPIRYSLQSKRSAQELIIAPDNIVMPSTCRMGRDENPLSEIA; encoded by the coding sequence ATGAGATATCCCAGCCCACTTCGGTATCCCGGGGGGAAGACCATTCTTTCCGAGTTTCTCACCGACGTCATTGACCAAAACGATCTCAGGGGCTGCGCCTATTTCGAGCCCTACGCAGGAGGCGCGGGTGCTGCCCTTACGTTGCTGAAGAACGGAGTAGTCCCCGAAGTCTATCTGAATGACGCCGATGTCCGTATTTATGCCTTCTGGCGAGCCGCTCTCCATCGCACCGACCGGTTTGTTGAGCGTATCGCATCAGTGCCATTAACTATTGCGGAATGGAGGAGGCAACACGAAATCTGTTCGCATCCGTCGAAATACCGTTTGTTCGATGTGGGTTTCGCAGCATTCTACATGAATCGGTGTAATAGGTCGGGTGTTCTTACGGGTTCGGGGCCGATCGGGGGGTATGAGCAATCTGGAGCGTGGTCCATGGGTGTACGTTTCTACCGAGACACCTTGACCGAGCGCATCTTAAGGCTCAGCAGGATGCGAAAGAACATTCATGTTTCTCGAAAAGATGCCATCGATTTTCTGAAGACGAATCTGCCGCGTGGACGCGGAAGAAAGCGTGTTTTTGTTTACATCGATCCACCCTATGTGAACAAAGGACAACGTCTTTACTTGAATGCGTACGAGGCAAAAGACCACAAGTTCCTGGCTAAGTATCTACGTACTCAGAAGACACTACCGTGGATTATGTCCTACGATGATAGCGCACTTGTACGAGAACTGTATCAGTCACGCAAGGTGGCGTTGCTGCCGATTCGTTACTCATTACAGTCAAAGCGGTCAGCCCAAGAGTTGATCATTGCGCCAGATAATATCGTGATGCCGTCTACCTGCCGCATGGGCCGGGACGAGAACCCTTTGTCGGAAATCGCATAG
- the moaD gene encoding molybdopterin converting factor subunit 1 — MKQIKMLYFAKLKEETGVDSETVSTSAHTAANLYDELRDRYLFSLDSSVTQVAINEEFATMNTELTDGDQVVFIPPVAGG; from the coding sequence ATGAAGCAGATCAAGATGCTGTACTTCGCCAAACTCAAAGAAGAGACCGGAGTTGATTCGGAAACTGTTTCAACCAGCGCCCACACGGCGGCCAATCTCTATGATGAATTGCGTGACCGCTACTTGTTCTCACTCGACTCTTCCGTTACCCAGGTTGCCATCAACGAGGAATTCGCAACAATGAACACTGAGTTAACCGACGGCGATCAGGTCGTGTTTATTCCGCCGGTGGCCGGGGGTTGA
- a CDS encoding ThiF family adenylyltransferase, with protein sequence MFEIARTEIDVAAITRGFTSDSAGALASFEGRVRNRHQGRSVGSLEYHAYDALATKEGRRIVAEAIDKFDIIKIEAVHRVGSLQIGEVAIWIGVLAAHRAAAFEACRYVIDEIKRRVPIWKKEFYTDGSIDWVSCTHTGKPDLSESDYYSKQRLLPQVGTSGQERLKNARVAVVGAGGLGCPVLTNLAAAGVGRLAVFDHDKVETSNLHRQTLYTVDDVGRDKAVAAKERLEALNPFVKIEAHSLRVSTDESLHMLDGFDVVVDGTDNLETKYLLNRKCLDTQTPLVLAAVHHWQAVLHTFFTQDSGGCFNCLSDNTPNDDCVTGCTESGIMGVVPNLVGTLQAGEVISLLLGMKPTSADHGILIDLQSLAIQRYRRMQRVGCSVCCPDADTDSPRPAARASQFGEFEVDSRNVANHPSRFVTVDLRAEASGLVDSGIPNESQTVGQPSLEHLQTLPPGREYLLICEHGNTSKRLAHQLRGLGLGNFYSLHGGAESLSKHTNHC encoded by the coding sequence GTGTTTGAGATTGCCCGGACAGAGATCGATGTAGCAGCCATTACCCGAGGGTTCACCAGCGATTCCGCCGGGGCTCTCGCATCTTTTGAAGGCAGAGTGCGCAACCGGCACCAAGGACGGTCGGTAGGCAGCCTCGAATACCATGCCTATGATGCTCTGGCGACAAAAGAAGGCAGGCGAATAGTTGCTGAGGCGATTGATAAATTTGACATAATCAAAATTGAGGCTGTGCACCGGGTGGGTTCGCTTCAGATCGGCGAGGTTGCGATTTGGATAGGTGTCCTGGCCGCGCATCGGGCGGCCGCTTTCGAGGCTTGTCGGTACGTTATCGATGAGATCAAAAGGCGCGTACCTATCTGGAAGAAAGAGTTCTACACCGACGGAAGTATCGACTGGGTAAGTTGCACCCACACCGGGAAACCCGACCTCTCAGAAAGCGACTACTACTCAAAACAACGGTTGTTGCCCCAGGTCGGGACATCGGGACAAGAGCGGCTGAAAAACGCCCGGGTAGCTGTGGTCGGCGCCGGCGGGTTGGGATGCCCGGTACTGACCAATCTGGCTGCTGCTGGAGTCGGTCGGCTGGCCGTTTTTGATCATGATAAGGTGGAGACCTCCAACCTGCACCGACAGACTCTATATACGGTCGACGATGTCGGACGTGACAAAGCGGTCGCAGCCAAAGAGCGCCTTGAGGCGTTGAATCCATTCGTTAAAATCGAAGCCCACTCACTCCGAGTATCCACCGACGAATCCCTGCACATGCTTGATGGTTTTGACGTCGTGGTCGATGGAACCGACAATCTCGAAACGAAATACCTGCTCAACAGGAAATGTCTGGACACACAGACGCCGTTGGTGCTGGCAGCGGTTCATCACTGGCAGGCGGTTTTGCACACTTTCTTCACCCAAGACTCAGGCGGCTGCTTTAATTGCCTCTCTGATAACACGCCGAACGACGATTGTGTCACCGGCTGCACGGAATCGGGTATCATGGGTGTCGTGCCCAACCTGGTCGGCACGCTGCAGGCCGGTGAAGTCATCAGTCTCTTGCTTGGTATGAAACCAACATCGGCCGATCATGGTATCCTCATCGATTTACAGAGTCTCGCGATTCAGCGGTACCGCCGTATGCAACGGGTGGGTTGTTCTGTCTGCTGTCCGGATGCCGATACCGACAGCCCAAGGCCAGCGGCCAGAGCGAGTCAATTCGGTGAGTTCGAAGTTGACTCTCGGAACGTCGCCAACCATCCGAGCAGGTTTGTGACCGTCGATCTCAGAGCCGAGGCCAGCGGGCTTGTCGATTCCGGAATTCCCAACGAATCTCAGACCGTCGGGCAGCCCAGCCTTGAGCATCTGCAAACCTTGCCACCGGGCCGAGAATACCTGCTGATCTGCGAGCATGGTAACACCAGCAAACGGTTAGCTCATCAGCTTCGTGGTCTGGGGCTGGGTAATTTTTACTCCCTTCACGGTGGCGCAGAATCCCTGTCAAAGCATACTAATCACTGTTAA
- a CDS encoding ParB N-terminal domain-containing protein, whose protein sequence is MPNSEIVQLPTADLHFDWKNPRLAEYGITDRTTDDDIITILWDAMDVKELVQSISACGFFPHEPLIVTIEDEKYIVIEGNRRLAAVKALTVPDLAKSMGWGIPTVTNFDPAELNNLPATISGRKDAWHYLGFKHVNGPAKWTSYAKAKYISSIHNEYNISLEDIAEQIGDRHKTVQRLYRGLMVIEQAERENVYDREDRFRQRFAFSHLYTGLGYNGISKFLTLKPADAETRNPVPREALKKLGELCVWLYGSKKADIPPVVQSQNPHLGQLDDVLANLEAVDSLRKGNGLAASFELSLPPTKVFGEALLAAKRELQRAASHLTAGYDNSEELLRIAGTVANLADDIYEQMERKISPGKKARRTES, encoded by the coding sequence ATGCCCAATTCGGAGATTGTTCAACTGCCGACTGCGGACTTGCACTTTGACTGGAAAAACCCCCGGCTTGCCGAGTATGGGATCACCGATAGAACAACCGATGACGATATCATTACCATCCTTTGGGATGCAATGGATGTGAAAGAACTCGTTCAATCTATTTCAGCGTGTGGCTTCTTTCCACATGAACCGCTGATAGTTACGATAGAAGACGAAAAGTACATTGTTATCGAGGGGAACCGGCGACTCGCTGCTGTAAAGGCACTCACAGTTCCAGACCTCGCTAAATCGATGGGATGGGGTATTCCTACAGTAACCAACTTCGATCCTGCGGAACTTAACAACCTGCCCGCTACTATCTCAGGACGTAAGGATGCTTGGCATTATCTCGGATTCAAGCATGTTAACGGTCCAGCAAAATGGACCAGCTATGCCAAGGCCAAGTACATTTCGAGTATTCACAATGAATACAACATCTCACTGGAGGACATCGCGGAGCAGATTGGCGACCGGCACAAGACAGTGCAGCGCCTCTATCGCGGCTTGATGGTCATAGAGCAAGCGGAGCGGGAGAATGTCTATGATCGCGAAGATCGGTTTCGTCAGCGATTCGCCTTTTCTCATCTGTATACCGGGTTGGGTTACAACGGCATCAGCAAGTTTCTTACGCTAAAACCTGCGGACGCCGAAACCAGAAATCCAGTTCCAAGAGAAGCGCTGAAAAAACTCGGGGAGTTGTGTGTTTGGCTGTATGGAAGCAAGAAGGCTGACATACCCCCGGTTGTTCAATCGCAAAACCCTCACCTTGGCCAACTCGATGATGTCTTAGCCAATCTTGAGGCTGTTGATTCCCTCAGAAAGGGTAATGGCTTGGCAGCTTCTTTTGAGTTAAGTCTTCCACCGACTAAGGTCTTCGGAGAAGCTCTGCTCGCAGCCAAGCGCGAACTCCAACGGGCCGCCAGCCATCTCACCGCCGGCTATGATAATTCAGAAGAACTTCTTCGTATCGCCGGTACAGTTGCCAACCTGGCCGATGATATTTATGAGCAGATGGAACGCAAGATAAGTCCGGGCAAAAAGGCTCGTCGGACGGAGAGCTGA
- the dnaX gene encoding DNA polymerase III subunit gamma/tau, translating into MSYLVLARKYRPQRFEDIVAQEHVSRTLQNAVKNDRVGSGYLFCGPRGTGKTTTARVLAKALNCVNGPTPDPCGQCDACKEITAGSSLDVLEIDAASNTGVDDVRTLRENVRYLPAGGKKRIYIIDEVHRLSGAAFDALLKTLEEPPPHVIFMFATTEPTKVPETIMSRTQRFDLKRVSAKALASHLTLIARKEGLEIEEAAISLLARKADGSVRDSLSLLDQLTAFASEKITSETVVSALGLVDRQMLFSFVNAVAARDSKGVLALIRQVIEGGGDISDFTAELLEHLRLLMVLATDEEAGQLLGFSGDELTELSQQAGNFALGDIVRMIKIGMDLNRDLKSKSGLDERLLLDVAAIKMAEMEGTVRFEEILAHLKQGPAPTATGNLFGPDQKKKGEPQASAGLKLVRSEEPPQAPIAEPFKSRAVNLVMMRTGWKSFIGRLKQKNSMLASQLAMAEVRDVKDNRILAVFGRSAGVARQLAEKPANVSLIKAALADQFAANLSITFETDSQKDDEKIDNDKKQSTSVDLKKLVEESPRLQKLMEKVDGEIIGVRNGE; encoded by the coding sequence ATGAGCTATCTGGTGTTGGCCCGCAAGTATCGTCCGCAACGATTTGAAGACATCGTGGCCCAGGAGCATGTCAGCCGCACCCTGCAAAACGCCGTCAAGAACGACCGCGTGGGCTCCGGCTATCTGTTCTGTGGACCCCGAGGCACCGGCAAAACAACCACCGCGCGCGTACTGGCCAAGGCTCTCAACTGTGTCAACGGTCCCACGCCCGATCCGTGTGGCCAGTGTGACGCCTGCAAAGAGATCACGGCCGGGAGTTCGCTGGATGTACTCGAAATCGACGCCGCCTCCAACACCGGCGTCGACGACGTGCGCACGCTGCGGGAAAACGTCCGCTATCTGCCGGCCGGTGGCAAGAAACGAATCTATATCATAGACGAAGTGCATCGGCTCTCCGGGGCCGCTTTCGATGCTCTGCTGAAAACGCTGGAGGAGCCGCCGCCGCATGTGATATTCATGTTCGCCACGACCGAACCGACCAAAGTGCCGGAGACTATTATGTCTCGCACCCAGCGCTTCGACCTCAAACGGGTCTCGGCCAAGGCGCTGGCCTCACATCTGACCTTGATTGCGCGCAAAGAAGGACTTGAAATCGAGGAGGCGGCCATCAGTTTGCTGGCCCGCAAGGCCGACGGCTCGGTACGTGATAGTCTGTCGCTGTTGGATCAATTGACCGCCTTTGCCTCGGAGAAAATAACCAGCGAGACGGTGGTTTCCGCGCTGGGACTGGTCGACCGTCAGATGTTGTTCAGTTTCGTCAACGCTGTTGCCGCCCGTGACAGCAAGGGTGTACTGGCCTTGATCAGGCAGGTGATCGAAGGTGGCGGCGATATCTCAGACTTTACAGCCGAGTTGTTGGAACACCTCAGACTGTTGATGGTCTTGGCCACGGATGAAGAAGCCGGTCAGTTGCTCGGTTTTAGCGGCGACGAGTTGACCGAGCTTTCGCAACAGGCCGGGAATTTCGCGTTGGGCGATATTGTCCGCATGATCAAGATAGGTATGGACCTCAACCGTGACCTCAAAAGCAAAAGCGGTCTGGATGAACGACTGCTTTTGGATGTCGCCGCCATCAAGATGGCCGAGATGGAGGGAACGGTTCGCTTTGAAGAGATTCTCGCCCACCTGAAACAGGGACCGGCTCCAACCGCCACCGGCAATCTGTTCGGGCCCGATCAAAAAAAAAAGGGTGAACCACAGGCCAGCGCAGGATTGAAATTAGTCAGAAGTGAAGAGCCACCTCAGGCGCCAATCGCGGAGCCGTTCAAATCGCGGGCCGTCAATTTGGTTATGATGCGGACAGGCTGGAAAAGTTTTATTGGTCGTCTCAAACAGAAGAACAGTATGCTGGCCTCGCAGCTGGCTATGGCTGAAGTCCGTGATGTTAAGGACAATCGAATTTTGGCCGTATTTGGTCGGTCGGCCGGGGTGGCCCGTCAGTTGGCCGAAAAACCAGCCAATGTGAGCCTGATCAAAGCGGCCTTGGCCGATCAGTTTGCCGCTAATCTGAGTATAACATTCGAGACCGACTCACAGAAAGATGACGAAAAAATCGATAACGATAAAAAACAGTCCACGAGTGTCGATCTAAAGAAACTGGTGGAAGAATCACCGCGACTGCAAAAACTGATGGAGAAAGTTGACGGCGAGATCATCGGGGTAAGAAACGGTGAATAA
- the eno gene encoding phosphopyruvate hydratase, whose amino-acid sequence MSDFAYIHARQILDSRGTPTIEVDVCLSDGTLGRAAVPSGASTGAHEAVELRDGDKKVYFGKGVTKAVANVNDKIGPALMNEGIDPFDQVTLDNFMIGLDDTQNKGNLGANAMLGVSLATAKAAAESRGRFLYEYIGGCNCKLMPVPMMNILNGGKHADNNVDLQEFMIMPVGAENIRHALQMGAEVFGHLKKTLKAKGYNTSVGDEGGFAPDLKSNEEALEVIMEAINASGYEPGEDIMLALDPASTEFYDSESGLYDLAAEGRKLSSAEMIDFYAGLVERYPIISIEDGLAEDDWEGWQQFTAKMGDLIQIVGDDIFVTNPIRLKRGIDEKTANSILIKLNQIGTLTETLDTIDMAQKAGFTAVVSHRSGETEDATIADVVVASGAGQIKTGSICRTDRIAKYNQLFRIEETIGESAVYPGMDTFYCLKS is encoded by the coding sequence ATGTCTGATTTTGCCTATATCCACGCCCGCCAGATTCTCGACAGTCGCGGTACGCCGACCATTGAAGTCGATGTTTGTCTGTCCGACGGAACGCTGGGACGCGCGGCGGTCCCATCCGGGGCATCCACCGGTGCTCACGAAGCGGTCGAACTGCGTGATGGTGACAAGAAAGTTTACTTTGGCAAAGGTGTCACCAAGGCGGTGGCCAATGTCAACGACAAGATAGGCCCGGCCTTGATGAACGAAGGGATTGATCCGTTTGATCAAGTCACTCTGGACAATTTCATGATCGGCCTGGATGATACTCAGAACAAAGGCAATCTCGGCGCCAACGCCATGTTGGGCGTCTCGTTAGCCACAGCCAAGGCGGCGGCTGAGTCGCGCGGGAGGTTTTTGTACGAATATATCGGCGGCTGCAACTGCAAGCTCATGCCGGTGCCGATGATGAATATCCTTAACGGCGGCAAACACGCCGACAACAACGTCGATCTGCAGGAATTCATGATCATGCCGGTCGGCGCCGAGAATATTCGCCACGCGCTGCAGATGGGGGCCGAGGTATTCGGACATCTCAAAAAGACGCTCAAGGCCAAAGGCTACAATACTTCGGTAGGCGATGAAGGTGGCTTCGCGCCGGACTTGAAGTCCAACGAGGAAGCACTCGAAGTTATCATGGAAGCAATCAATGCCTCGGGCTACGAACCGGGTGAAGATATCATGTTGGCCCTGGACCCGGCTTCGACCGAATTTTATGACTCAGAAAGCGGGCTCTATGATCTGGCCGCCGAGGGTCGCAAACTGTCGTCTGCGGAGATGATCGATTTCTACGCCGGACTGGTCGAAAGGTATCCGATCATTTCAATCGAAGACGGATTGGCCGAGGACGATTGGGAGGGCTGGCAACAGTTCACGGCCAAGATGGGTGACTTGATACAGATTGTCGGCGATGATATCTTTGTCACCAACCCGATACGGTTAAAACGCGGCATCGACGAGAAAACAGCTAACTCGATTTTGATTAAACTCAACCAGATAGGCACCCTGACCGAAACGCTCGACACAATCGACATGGCCCAGAAAGCCGGGTTCACCGCGGTGGTGTCGCATCGTTCGGGTGAAACCGAAGATGCCACCATCGCCGACGTAGTGGTGGCCTCAGGCGCCGGGCAAATCAAAACCGGCTCGATATGTAGAACCGATAGAATCGCCAAGTACAATCAGTTGTTCCGAATCGAGGAAACTATCGGTGAGAGTGCCGTCTATCCCGGCATGGACACGTTTTATTGTCTGAAGAGTTGA
- a CDS encoding YbaB/EbfC family nucleoid-associated protein, whose product MGKGGIGNMMKQVQQMQAKMEAIQAELEQTEVEGTAGGGMVKVVANGKQDIVSVTIDPEVVDPDDVEMLQDLILAAISQARTKAQELQTEKMASLTGGLNIPGMNLPF is encoded by the coding sequence ATGGGTAAGGGCGGCATCGGCAATATGATGAAGCAGGTTCAACAGATGCAGGCCAAGATGGAGGCAATTCAGGCCGAACTGGAACAGACCGAAGTGGAAGGAACTGCAGGCGGCGGTATGGTCAAAGTGGTAGCCAACGGTAAACAGGATATCGTGTCGGTCACCATTGATCCGGAAGTGGTCGATCCCGATGACGTTGAGATGCTGCAGGACCTTATCCTAGCCGCGATCAGTCAGGCTCGCACCAAGGCGCAGGAATTGCAAACAGAAAAAATGGCCAGCCTTACCGGCGGCCTGAATATACCCGGGATGAACCTGCCGTTCTAA
- the moaA gene encoding GTP 3',8-cyclase MoaA — MESVSPARTTKLPLIDSHGRKVRKLRVSLLEDCNFRCHYCMPLDARFPHRSNRIPPDEIVRLCRILLDYGVEEIRLTGGEPTMRPEFNEIVTRLSELPLKMLALTTNASKLERLLPFLKTTNCKHINISLDSLKEERFNQITHSKHFTRVMRAIEATNDQGFHTKLNVLAMRDVNDDEILDFVDFSERTGIEVRFLELMRIGQARENQISNFIPADDILEIIRGRYQLEVRTASYDSTSINFKTTSGAKIGIIASESKPFCGACSRWRLSSTGKLRPCLMKEEGHDIAYKNDDQLDEVFHKTLKLKPTGRIYEVPQNMNEIGG; from the coding sequence ATGGAATCTGTAAGCCCGGCCCGAACCACCAAACTGCCCCTGATCGATAGCCACGGAAGAAAAGTGCGCAAGCTCCGTGTCTCCCTTTTGGAAGACTGCAATTTCCGCTGTCATTATTGCATGCCTCTGGACGCCAGATTTCCTCATCGCAGCAACCGTATTCCGCCCGATGAAATAGTGCGCTTGTGCCGGATACTTCTGGATTACGGGGTCGAAGAAATCAGACTGACAGGCGGCGAGCCGACCATGCGCCCTGAGTTCAATGAGATCGTCACACGGCTTTCGGAACTGCCGCTTAAGATGCTGGCTCTGACTACCAACGCATCAAAGCTCGAGCGGCTGCTGCCGTTTCTCAAGACGACCAATTGTAAACATATCAACATCAGTCTGGACTCTCTCAAGGAAGAACGTTTCAACCAGATTACTCACTCCAAACATTTCACGAGAGTCATGCGGGCCATAGAAGCCACCAACGATCAAGGTTTTCACACCAAACTCAATGTTCTGGCCATGCGTGATGTCAACGACGATGAGATTCTGGACTTTGTCGACTTCAGCGAACGAACGGGGATCGAAGTTCGTTTTCTGGAACTTATGCGGATCGGTCAGGCGCGTGAAAACCAGATAAGCAACTTCATTCCGGCCGATGACATTCTCGAGATAATCCGCGGGCGATACCAACTCGAAGTCCGTACGGCTTCTTACGATTCAACCTCGATCAATTTCAAGACCACTTCCGGCGCCAAGATCGGAATCATAGCATCGGAGTCCAAGCCGTTCTGTGGCGCTTGTTCTCGCTGGCGTTTGTCCTCGACCGGCAAACTGAGGCCATGTCTGATGAAAGAAGAAGGCCATGACATTGCCTATAAGAACGACGACCAGCTTGACGAAGTGTTTCATAAGACACTCAAATTGAAGCCGACCGGCAGGATCTACGAAGTGCCTCAAAACATGAACGAAATCGGAGGTTGA
- a CDS encoding DUF2914 domain-containing protein encodes MGKFLLLSAVLIAMLSSVRAQQPDSTEPAKAEDTTTPTKTFKKETASSLTVEAKLCTSVVDRKAQGEAIKFGSEVGQVYLWCRVNGATDTTHVEHLWYYKGEEKASIKLPVKAASWRTWSKKTIMPHWTGQWEVKIVDADWHVLKTIAFTVE; translated from the coding sequence ATGGGCAAGTTCTTGTTACTGTCAGCAGTTCTCATCGCCATGCTCAGCAGCGTTCGGGCGCAGCAACCGGATAGTACTGAGCCGGCTAAGGCCGAAGACACTACCACGCCGACCAAAACGTTCAAGAAAGAGACAGCCTCAAGCCTGACTGTCGAAGCTAAACTCTGCACCTCAGTCGTCGACCGTAAGGCCCAGGGCGAAGCAATCAAATTCGGCAGTGAGGTAGGCCAGGTTTACCTGTGGTGTCGGGTCAATGGTGCCACCGACACAACGCATGTCGAGCATCTTTGGTATTACAAGGGTGAAGAAAAGGCTTCGATCAAGCTGCCGGTCAAAGCGGCATCATGGCGCACCTGGAGTAAGAAGACAATCATGCCGCACTGGACTGGTCAGTGGGAAGTGAAAATCGTTGATGCCGACTGGCACGTCTTGAAGACGATTGCGTTTACGGTGGAGTAG
- the recR gene encoding recombination mediator RecR — protein MFKSATSVERLANRLARMPGIGRKSASRLAFYILNLPKEEALELSDIIREVIDKVGFCSTCFNISENDPCRICSDPKRDATVLCVVEETADAAAIDKVDGFNGRFHILGGRLSPLDGLGPDELKIQELLKRLSGDITEVVLATNPNVEGEATAIYLAKLLKPLGVKVTRIARGLPVGSDLEFADSATLGRALEGRQEF, from the coding sequence ATGTTCAAATCGGCTACTTCGGTTGAACGATTGGCCAATCGTCTGGCGCGTATGCCGGGGATAGGGCGCAAGTCGGCCTCGCGGCTGGCTTTCTATATTCTCAACCTGCCCAAAGAAGAGGCGCTGGAGCTTTCCGACATCATCCGCGAGGTGATCGACAAGGTTGGCTTCTGTTCAACATGTTTCAACATCTCAGAGAATGATCCCTGCCGAATCTGCAGCGATCCCAAACGGGACGCAACGGTCTTGTGTGTGGTCGAAGAAACGGCCGATGCCGCTGCTATCGATAAGGTCGATGGATTCAACGGTCGCTTTCACATACTGGGTGGACGCCTCTCACCGCTGGACGGGCTGGGGCCGGACGAACTGAAAATACAAGAACTGTTGAAAAGACTGTCCGGCGACATAACCGAGGTCGTGCTGGCCACCAATCCAAATGTCGAAGGTGAGGCTACTGCCATCTACCTGGCCAAACTGCTCAAGCCGTTGGGCGTGAAAGTGACTCGTATCGCACGCGGACTGCCGGTCGGCTCCGATCTGGAATTTGCCGACTCGGCCACGCTCGGTCGGGCCTTGGAGGGGCGGCAGGAGTTCTGA